The following coding sequences are from one Calypte anna isolate BGI_N300 chromosome 18, bCalAnn1_v1.p, whole genome shotgun sequence window:
- the TOB1 gene encoding protein Tob1 produces MQLEIQVALNFIISYLYNKLPRRRVNIFGEELERLLKKKYEGHWYPEKPYKGSGFRCIHIGEKVDPVIEQASKESGLDIDDVRGNLPQDLSVWIDPFEVSYQIGEKGPVKVLYVDDNENGCELDKEIKNSFNPEAQVFMPISDPASSVSSSPSPPFGHSAAVSPTFMPRSTQPLTFTTATFAATKFGSTKMKNSGRSNKVARTSPTNLGLNVNDLLKQKALSSSMHSLYGLGLGSQQQQQQQQQQQQKTSALSPNAKEFIFPNMQGQGSTSSIFPGDSPLNLSPLQYSNAFDMFAAYGGLNEKSFVDGLNFSLNNMQYSNQQFQPVMAN; encoded by the coding sequence ATGCAGCTTGAAATCCAAGTAGCActcaattttattatttcatatttgtaCAATAAGCTTCCCAGACGACGTGTCAACATTTTTGGTGAAGAGCTTGAAAGACTTCTGAAGAAGAAGTATGAAGGGCACTGGTATCCAGAAAAGCCATACAAAGGATCAGGGTTTAGATGTATACATATAGGGGAGAAAGTGGACCCGGTCATAGAACAAGCATCCAAAGAGAGTGGTCTGGACATTGATGATGTTCGTGGCAACTTGCCTCAGGATCTTAGTGTTTGGATTGACCCGTTTGAGGTTTCATACCAAATCGGTGAAAAGGGACCAGTGAAAGTGCTTTATGTGGATGATAATGAAAATGGATGTGAGTTGGATAAGGAAATCAAGAACAGCTTTAACCCAGAGGCCCAGGTGTTCATGCCAATTAGTGACCCAGCATCTTCAGTGTCTAGTTCTCCTTCTCCACCCTTTGGTCACTCTGCTGCTGTCAGCCCAACTTTCATGCCCCGCTCCACTCAGCCTTTAACCTTCACCACTGCCACATTTGCTGCCACCAAGTTTGGCTCGACCAAAATGAAGAACAGCGGCCGTAGCAACAAGGTCGCCCGCACCTCTCCCACCAACCTTGGCTTGAATGTCAATGACCTGTTGAAGCAGAAAGCCCTCTCTTCCTCCATGCACTCTCTCTACGGGCTTGGCTTAggcagtcagcagcagcagcagcagcaacagcagcagcagcagaagactTCTGCCCTTTCTCCTAACGCAAAGGAGTTCATTTTCCCCAACATGCAGGGTCAAGGTAGTACCAGTAGCATATTTCCTGGTGACAGCCCACTTAACCTCAGTCCTCTCCAGTACAGTAATGCCTTTGATATGTTTGCAGCCTATGGAGGTCTAAATGAGAAGTCTTTTGTGGATGGCTTGAATTTTAGTTTAAACAACATGCAGTATTCTAACCAGCAATTCCAGCCAGTTATGgctaactaa